The Phyllopteryx taeniolatus isolate TA_2022b chromosome 14, UOR_Ptae_1.2, whole genome shotgun sequence genome has a window encoding:
- the LOC133489484 gene encoding phospholipid scramblase 1: MSAVTNQPLPYGRLERENHIRMIFRAFQNKCSPVCECHPHSPRCKPLQMSGKLVPGLLRSEEGAGGSSNSLSVLDEVSQFHINARPQLQGPQCVPQRIYSIGTGASRSQLFVAVEESSCVCLQCCGPARSCSLQGFDHRGQQVFYFDRPLRIDACCLGCCLMEISAYTGQKQLIGTVHQRWSMFTPLFEVKDFQGLSAVRIQSACCPSRCLSNQQFQIVSNIGENIGTIWKKWPGFQQEHNMDHEYFGMEVPLDMDSQTKLLLLAATFLLNYMFFEMS, encoded by the exons ATGTCCGCCGTGACCAATCAACCGCTTCCCTATGGCCGACTGGAGCGAGAGAATCACATTCGCATGATCTTCCGAGCCTTCCAGAACAAATGCAGTCCTGTGTGCGAGTGCCACCCTCACTCACCCAGATGCAAACCTCTCCAAATGTCTGGCAAACTGGTCCCAGGTCTGCTGAGGAGCGAGGAGGGTGCAGGAGGCTCGTCAAACTCTTTGAGTGTCTTGGATGAAGTCAGTCAGTTTCATATCAATGCAAGACCACAACTTCAGG GTCCACAGTGTGTTCCACAGAGGATCTACAGCATTGGCACAGGAGCCAGCAGATCACAATTGTTTGTGGCTGTGGAAG AGAGTTCATGTGTGTGCCTTCAGTGTTGTGGTCCAGCTCGGTCTTGCTCCTTGCAGGGCTTCGACCACCGAGGGCAGCAGGTTTTCTACTTCGACAGACCTCTCAGGATTGACGCCTGCTGCCTGGGCTGCTGCCTCATGGAAATAAGCGCCTACACGGGTCAGAAGCAACTCATTGGCACCGTGCACCAAAG GTGGAGCATGTTCACGCCTCTTTTTGAAGTCAAAGACTTCCAGGGATTGTCTGCGGTCCGAATTCAGAGCGCATGTTGCCCTAGCCGCTGCTTGTCAAATCAGCAATTCCAG atCGTCTCCAATATCGGTGAGAATATTGGTACCATATGGAAGAAGTGGCCTGGCTTTCAGCAAGAGCATAACATGGACCATGAATACTTCGGGATGGAGG TGCCACTTGACATGGATTCACAAACCAAACTGTTGCTACTGGCAGCCACATTCTTACTG AATTACATGTTCTTTGAGATGAGCTGA
- the eif4e2 gene encoding eukaryotic translation initiation factor 4E type 2 isoform X2 produces MNNKFDALKDDDSGDHDQEQGSPKDGDKEKIEDNDKEQNSTRKKMVIPGVGEHPLQYNYTFWYSRRNPGRPASTQSYEQNIKQIGSFASVEQFWRFYSHMIRPGDVTGHSDFHLFKEGIKPMWEDDANKMGGKWIIRLRKGLASRCWENLILAMLGEQFMVGEEICGAVVSVRFQEDIISIWNKTASDQATTARIRDTLRRVLNLPPNTIMEYKTHTDSIKYSLGRLPWSGEC; encoded by the exons ATGAACAACAAATTTGACGC TCTGAAAGATGACGACAGCGGTGACCACGACCAGGAACAAGGCTCACCGAAAGATGGCGACAAGGAAAAAATTGAAGACAATGACAAGGAGCAGAACTCCACAAGGAAAAAA ATGGTGATTCCGGGGGTGGGTGAGCACCCTCTTCAGTACAACTACACATTTTGGTACTCCAGACGGAACCCAGGGAGGCCAGCCAGCACTCAGAGCTACGAACAGAATATCAAACAGATCGGCAGCTTCGCCTCG GTGGAGCAGTTCTGGCGTTTCTACAGTCACATGATCCGACCCGGCGACGTAACGGGCCACAGTGACTTCCATCTCTTCAAAGAAGGCATCAAACCCATGTGGGAG GATGACGCCAACAAGATGGGCGGCAAGTGGATCATCCGTCTGAGGAAAGGTCTGGCGTCCCGCTGCTGGGAGAACCTGATCTTGGCCATGCTGGGAGAGCAGTTCATGGTTGGCGAGGAGATTTGTGGTGCTGTCGTGTCTGTTCGCTTCCAG GAGGACATCATCTCCATTTGGAACAAAACAGCCAGCGACCAGGCCACCACGGCCCGCATCAGAGACACACTGCGACGAGTCCTCAACCTGCCCCCCAACACCATCATGGAGTACAAGACGCACACAGACAGCATTAAGTAT AGCCTGGGAAGACTTCCATGGTCTGGTGAATGCTAG
- the chrng gene encoding LOW QUALITY PROTEIN: acetylcholine receptor subunit gamma (The sequence of the model RefSeq protein was modified relative to this genomic sequence to represent the inferred CDS: inserted 2 bases in 1 codon), producing the protein MCVCDHXVLSGSAAHKHTIMYSPLCVSFLVKIFMISATASALNLEGELFRDLMKGYNKNVRPVENNGDVTQVGIKMTLTNLISLNEKEEALTTSVWIEMFPNADALYCNALVSPDGCVYWLPPAIYRSACAITVNYFPFDWQNCTMVFRSQTYSANEIELVLKKEENQTLEWVDIDPEAFTENGEWVIKHRPAKKVINNQYTKDDLEYQELVYFLIIQRKPLFYIINIIAPCVLFSSLCLLVYYLPAKAGGQKCTMSIATLLGQTVFLFLIAKKVPETSKAVPLIGKYLMFVMSVTTMVVMNCVINLNISLRTPNTHVMSDKVRKIFLNVLPQLLRMHIQPWTPDHDTCAETANGDTKVNNSNEVHLVPCRRRSSMMLINKAEEYILKTARTELVFSQLRERNGLMKSVFETLNKGLEGGTAEQLSVSLAKAAPELKQCVASCTQIAEMTKQHNNFQNENEEWIQVARVIDRVCFIFMALLFFVGTIAIFLLGHFNRPPSYPFLGDPKKYLPMTNNLTKLPDP; encoded by the exons atgtgtgtctgcGATCA AGTTTTGTCAGGCAGTGcagcacataaacacacaataatGTATTCTCCGCTCTGTGTGTCATTCCTCGTGAAGATTTTTATGATTTCTGCGACAG cATCCGCCCTCAACCTCGAAGGGGAACTTTTCAGGGACTTAATGAAAGGGTACAACAAGAATGTGCGGCCCGTGGAGAATAATGGGGATGTCACACAAGTGGGCATCAAGATGACTCTTACCAACCTCATCTCCCTG AATGAAAAGGAGGAGGCCCTGACGACCAGTGTTTGGATCGAAATG TTCCCCAACGCCGACGCACTCTACTGCAACGCGCTGGTGTCTCCTGATGGCTGCGTGTACTGGTTGCCTCCTGCCATCTACCGCAGCGCCTGTGCCATCACTGTCAACTATTTCCCTTTCGACTGGCAGAATTGTACCATGGTGTTCCG ctcccaGACCTACAGTGCCAATGAGATTGAACTCGTTCTGAAAAAGGAGGAAAACCAAACTCTGGAGTGGGTTGATATTGACCCTGAGGCTTTCACAG AAAATGGAGAATGGGTCATTAAACACAGGCCAGCGAAGAAGGTGATTAACAACCAGTACACCAAGGACGACCTGGAATACCAGGAGTTGGTCTATTTCCTCATCATCCAGAGAAAGCCCCTCTTCTACATCATCAATATCATCGCTCCCTGCGTGCTCTTTTCCTCTCTCTGCTTGCTGGTTTATTACCTACCCGCGAAAG CTGGTGGTCAGAAGTGTACCATGTCTATTGCCACTCTTCTAGGCCAAACTGTGTTCCTCTTCCTCATTGCCAAAAAGGTTCCAGAGACGTCCAAAGCGGTTCCTCTTATTGGAAA GTATCTGATGTTTGTGATGTCCGTGACAACCATGGTGGTGATGAACTGCGTGATCAATCTCAATATCTCCCTGAGAACTCCAAACACTCACGTGATGTCGGACAAAGTCAGAAAG ATATTTCTGAACGTTCTGCCTCAGCTGCTGAGGATGCACATACAGCCGTGGACGCCAGATCATGACACCTGCGCTGAAACCGCCAATGGTGACACTAAAGTCAACAATAGCAACGAAGTACATCTGGTCCCATGCCGGCGCCGCAGCTCGATGATGCTGATTAATAAGGCGGAGGAATATATACTAAAAACAGCTCGGACTGAACTCGTGTTTTCCCAACTCAGAGAGAGAAACGGACTAATGAAGTCAGTGTTTGAGACGTTGA ACAAAGGCCTGGAAGGGGGAACGGCAGAGCAACTTAGTGTGAGCTTGGCAAAAGCTGCCCCTGAACTCAAGCAATGCGTTGCTTCGTGTACACAAATCGCTGAGATGACAAAACAGCACAACAACTTTCAAAAC GAGAATGAAGAGTGGATCCAGGTTGCCCGGGTCATTGACCGGGTCTGCTTCATTTTCATGGCTCTGCTCTTTTTCGTCGGCACCATTGCGATCTTCCTGTTGGGCCACTTCAACCGGCCTCCTTCTTATCCCTTCCTGGGGGATCCAAAGAAGTACCTTCCCATGACAAATAATCTCACGAAGCTACCCGACCCATGA
- the eif4e2 gene encoding eukaryotic translation initiation factor 4E type 2 isoform X1: protein MNNKFDALKDDDSGDHDQEQGSPKDGDKEKIEDNDKEQNSTRKKMVIPGVGEHPLQYNYTFWYSRRNPGRPASTQSYEQNIKQIGSFASVEQFWRFYSHMIRPGDVTGHSDFHLFKEGIKPMWEDDANKMGGKWIIRLRKGLASRCWENLILAMLGEQFMVGEEICGAVVSVRFQEDIISIWNKTASDQATTARIRDTLRRVLNLPPNTIMEYKTHTDSIKAWEDFHGLVNASGGR, encoded by the exons ATGAACAACAAATTTGACGC TCTGAAAGATGACGACAGCGGTGACCACGACCAGGAACAAGGCTCACCGAAAGATGGCGACAAGGAAAAAATTGAAGACAATGACAAGGAGCAGAACTCCACAAGGAAAAAA ATGGTGATTCCGGGGGTGGGTGAGCACCCTCTTCAGTACAACTACACATTTTGGTACTCCAGACGGAACCCAGGGAGGCCAGCCAGCACTCAGAGCTACGAACAGAATATCAAACAGATCGGCAGCTTCGCCTCG GTGGAGCAGTTCTGGCGTTTCTACAGTCACATGATCCGACCCGGCGACGTAACGGGCCACAGTGACTTCCATCTCTTCAAAGAAGGCATCAAACCCATGTGGGAG GATGACGCCAACAAGATGGGCGGCAAGTGGATCATCCGTCTGAGGAAAGGTCTGGCGTCCCGCTGCTGGGAGAACCTGATCTTGGCCATGCTGGGAGAGCAGTTCATGGTTGGCGAGGAGATTTGTGGTGCTGTCGTGTCTGTTCGCTTCCAG GAGGACATCATCTCCATTTGGAACAAAACAGCCAGCGACCAGGCCACCACGGCCCGCATCAGAGACACACTGCGACGAGTCCTCAACCTGCCCCCCAACACCATCATGGAGTACAAGACGCACACAGACAGCATTAA AGCCTGGGAAGACTTCCATGGTCTGGTGAATGCTAGCGGTGGACGTTAG